In Deinococcus sp. QL22, the following are encoded in one genomic region:
- a CDS encoding enolase C-terminal domain-like protein, whose product MMGTAKIVRIEGIPYRLPLTSALAWGVHSALTAAEHVLVRVTLDDGAVGIAEAPPRPTIYGETAASVVAILTHLAPALIGLPITDAEALNRVRNSVANNHTARGALDMALWDARARAGGQTLFDTLLGPNTRVRVSFILGIDTPAGMLAEAERVVAAGVRCLKVKVGRNHARDLGVIRDLRATFGEAVQLYADSNETLTPAEAPAALDAMREAGLMYVEEPLPARDLKARVALHARQLLPIVADDSCFLPTDLARELDFDTFDILNVKTARNGFTDGLAMLQTAAAAGKGGMVGSQASTGLGTVHAALLSTQAEVTEPCELSFVLKLQDDLLDEPITFKDGWLDVASLRHHTLELQKLRHYQLM is encoded by the coding sequence ATGATGGGTACAGCCAAAATCGTCCGGATCGAAGGGATTCCTTACCGTCTGCCCCTCACTTCGGCCCTAGCGTGGGGCGTACACTCGGCCCTGACTGCCGCCGAGCATGTGCTGGTGCGGGTCACGCTGGATGACGGCGCAGTGGGCATCGCCGAAGCGCCGCCCCGTCCCACCATCTATGGCGAAACAGCGGCAAGCGTCGTGGCAATCCTGACCCACCTTGCGCCTGCACTTATCGGGCTGCCGATTACCGATGCCGAGGCCCTGAACCGGGTCAGAAACAGTGTTGCCAACAACCACACCGCACGCGGCGCACTGGATATGGCGCTGTGGGATGCACGGGCGAGGGCAGGCGGCCAAACCTTATTCGATACGCTACTGGGGCCGAACACCCGTGTGCGCGTCAGTTTTATTTTGGGTATAGACACGCCCGCCGGAATGCTGGCCGAGGCCGAGCGGGTGGTGGCGGCGGGCGTGCGCTGCCTGAAGGTGAAGGTGGGCCGCAACCATGCCCGCGATCTAGGCGTGATTCGGGACTTGCGGGCCACATTCGGAGAAGCGGTGCAACTGTACGCCGACAGCAACGAAACCCTGACGCCTGCAGAAGCCCCCGCCGCGCTGGACGCCATGCGCGAGGCGGGCCTGATGTACGTGGAGGAGCCGTTGCCCGCACGTGACCTGAAGGCGCGGGTAGCCTTGCATGCCCGCCAACTCCTGCCCATCGTGGCCGACGATTCCTGTTTCCTGCCCACCGATCTGGCACGCGAACTGGATTTCGACACCTTCGATATTCTGAACGTGAAGACGGCCCGGAACGGCTTTACCGATGGTCTGGCGATGTTGCAGACGGCAGCAGCGGCAGGCAAAGGCGGCATGGTGGGATCGCAGGCCAGCACAGGCTTAGGCACGGTTCATGCTGCGTTGCTGTCTACCCAGGCTGAAGTGACCGAACCCTGCGAACTGAGCTTTGTACTGAAGTTGCAAGATGATTTGTTAGATGAGCCGATCACCTTCAAAGACGGCTGGTTGGATGTGGCTTCTCTCCGACACCACACGCTAGAACTGCAGAAGCTAAGGCACTATCAGTTGATGTGA
- a CDS encoding AAA family ATPase: protein MNVPVNRAVTLPFLRASADAAPHESPLSSLPLTVLVGVTGVGKSTALAALQSANAAMRVLPDRREITDAVMIWPRAGGPVTDREERFRHTAEYRAGHSGGMAYALSTLLADTRHWGRQPVFDGLRGLEEVEYAATHFPAWRFVALGAPDEVRVRRLLGRADAFDQVSEGTGEDLRQALAELKGVQNVFPPAELDALASLTARGFTATEILAKVRIVVSERRNYDPQAAESFLRTLPPARALVLDTVELNPAGVAARVSAWAGERA, encoded by the coding sequence GTGAATGTGCCAGTCAACAGAGCTGTGACCCTGCCCTTTTTGCGTGCTTCTGCCGATGCGGCACCCCACGAATCGCCGCTCTCCAGTCTCCCGCTGACGGTGCTGGTAGGTGTGACAGGCGTGGGCAAGAGTACTGCGCTGGCGGCTCTGCAATCGGCAAACGCTGCCATGCGGGTGCTCCCGGATCGCCGCGAAATCACCGACGCCGTGATGATCTGGCCCCGCGCAGGCGGTCCCGTAACTGACCGCGAAGAACGCTTTCGCCACACTGCCGAGTACCGAGCCGGACATTCCGGCGGTATGGCTTACGCGCTGAGTACGCTGTTGGCCGACACCCGGCACTGGGGCCGTCAGCCTGTATTTGACGGCTTGCGTGGGCTAGAGGAAGTGGAATATGCGGCGACGCACTTTCCGGCATGGCGCTTTGTGGCCCTGGGTGCGCCCGATGAGGTGCGTGTGCGCCGCTTGTTGGGCCGCGCCGATGCCTTTGATCAGGTGAGTGAGGGGACGGGAGAAGACTTGCGGCAAGCTCTGGCCGAATTGAAAGGCGTGCAGAACGTATTTCCGCCCGCCGAATTGGACGCACTGGCCTCTCTTACTGCTCGAGGCTTTACCGCCACCGAGATTCTCGCCAAAGTCAGAATTGTGGTGTCCGAGCGGCGCAACTATGACCCGCAGGCCGCCGAGAGTTTTTTACGGACGCTGCCGCCCGCGCGTGCGCTGGTGCTGGATACCGTGGAATTGAATCCGGCGGGCGTGGCCGCCCGGGTTTCAGCTTGGGCAGGTGAGCGGGCATGA
- a CDS encoding Uma2 family endonuclease produces MSDPALRTLTEEEYLRTEEESPVRREYVDGFVYAQAGATNAHNLITSNIHVSLYRPARDSSCRVYQSDMKVHVQRIDTKRFYYPDLVVSCEELSNKATALEEPCLIVEILSAGTRQVDMTYKVKDYLGLPSLQGYLMVDSENQAAEIYRRLPNGWTQETVQSRVKLPCVNVELSLDEIYEGVNL; encoded by the coding sequence ATGAGCGATCCCGCCCTCAGAACATTGACCGAAGAAGAATATCTGCGGACTGAGGAAGAGAGCCCGGTGCGCCGCGAATATGTGGACGGCTTCGTGTATGCACAGGCCGGGGCTACCAACGCCCACAATCTGATTACCAGTAACATTCACGTCTCACTGTACCGTCCTGCACGCGACTCCAGTTGCCGCGTCTACCAGAGTGATATGAAGGTTCATGTCCAGCGCATAGACACCAAACGTTTTTACTATCCCGATCTGGTCGTCAGTTGCGAAGAGCTCAGCAATAAGGCCACCGCTTTGGAAGAGCCGTGCCTAATTGTGGAAATTTTGAGTGCTGGAACGCGCCAAGTAGACATGACCTACAAAGTTAAGGATTATTTGGGTCTGCCTAGTTTGCAAGGCTACCTAATGGTAGACAGTGAAAACCAGGCCGCTGAAATTTATAGACGGCTGCCCAACGGCTGGACACAGGAGACGGTACAAAGTCGGGTCAAGCTGCCCTGTGTCAACGTAGAACTGAGCCTGGATGAAATCTACGAGGGTGTGAATCTGTAG